The sequence GCTTTCGTCAAAGTACTTGGCGCCAAGTCTGATGCCTATGACATGCCCTCTGGAGTACCGCAGAGCAGTATTCTAGGTCCGCTCATCTTCATTCTTTTCGTCAATGATCTATGTAGTAACCTGAGCTctggaaaacagctttatgcaGATGATTTGAAAATGTACCGTGTCATAAAATCGCTCGTAGACTGCTGTGGTTTACATACTGATATTGTGAATGTTGCAAACTGGTGCAAGATCAATGGTATGCAGATGAACCCGACTAAATGCAAAGCCATAACATTCACTCGTTGCCGATCTTCTATAACCTATGACTATTGTCTGAATCACACAGCGCTTCAGAGGGTTGCATCGATCAAAGACCTTGGAATCGTTCTCGACAGTAAGCTTCGTTTTACGGAACATTTGTCAGTTACCATTGCTAAGGCCAATGCTATGCTTGGATTCGTCGAGTGATGCTTCAGAGGATGTTTATTTTCGACGTCATGACGTGCAACATCGACTGCCGTTACATCCTGGAGAATGTTCGATTTCATGCACCGTCTCGTCAACTCAGGAATCGTCAACTGTTATGGATCCGTGGTCACCGCACACACTACGGTCAAAATAATCCATTGGACTTATGCTGCAGACTATTCAACGAAGTGTGTTGTTTTTTCGACTTTAATgttaccaaattattttttaaaaataggattaagtcaAACAATCAGTCTGTGCAATTTACAAGTTGAAGACCatgtacaataaataaatatttgtataagattctatcattttcgcaaatgccctattcttatacaggttttggtagttTTTGTTACAGAATAGTTAGAAAATCTAATGATCTCCAGATGGGTGTATCACTAAGGACGTTTTTAGTACCATACGATTAGCATCGCACCATTCAACTAAAATGTtaaacttattctgaagaaaatcaGTATCAGTTGCAAATTTTCCAAGGTCAAACGTGGCCAAAATTGTTCAGAACAAGACATTGTGTGTACATATTTATATTCAAAAGGGCAGTTACGAATTCCTTTCTTTCAGGATCTACTGCAAGTACCACTACCTGGAAGGGCACGAGTTCAAAACTCCAGAGGACGAACTGCGGCACTTTTTGGTGCGGCTCTACGAACCGGACTGGAAGTGGTTCCAGCAGTACGAATCCGAACCGGATGATGTGGCGAAAGATGGTGACGAACGTGAGTAGCTTTGAGATTTCCCTCGTAATTCAAGTCTCCACTCCCTCTTTTGCCGTTGCAGCAAATTGTGGCCGCAAGACGCTGGACGATGATGCTTACTATTGTAACAAGGAGCTCGTCCAGCTGTTGGTGTTTGACGCGAAGGTCACTAATACCAGCTACCGGAATTGGAGGTTTGAGAATGCCAATGAGCGGAGGATCATTGACATGTACAATGCCACGCTGCGTTTCGTAGCGACCATGAGTGGGCTCACGAGATGGCAGTTCATTTTTGGGGAGGTTGAAGTAGACTCAGATCATGAGTTTGGTGATTACCATAAAAAGGCCATCGATGAAACGTGGTACAGGAGTGCAATTTTGCAACATAAGATCGACCCGAAAAGTTTTGTCTACTCGGTGGAGCACGCTTCGGATGAAGCAGAAAACGAAGAACTGAAAGTCACGGCATCGATGGGAATCTTTCCCAGAGACGGTGGCTTGGAAGCGCCTGGTTGTGTGACGGGATTCCAGTTTTCGCATCAACTGATGTACGAACGGTTCATGGAGATAACGGCAAAAACCACCGTGAGTTTATTTTAAACTTCGTTGAGTTGTATTTTTTACTAAATATGTGTAACTTTATCTGTTTTAGTGTGACGGGTGCATAGATACATGCAACTCGGAGTCTCGTGATTGTTATGTGATCGATCACAACGGCTACGTAATTTTGTCCGAGATTTACAACGACACGGgccgattttttggagaaattcaggGGGCGATCATGCAGTCTATGGTTGACAAAGAAATATTCTCCATGATAACGGTGTATGATCTGCAAGGCCTGTGCGATTACGAAATAGAGGCGAAGAACGACGCTTTTCCGTTGATGCATGTAAGTTTTTCACTGTCGCTGTGTtgtctttttttcataaaaaaatctggaCACGTTATTATGAATCTTTTTATTTTCTGCATATAATGAACAATATAAATGAAAGGTTAACCCATGCTTAGGTCAAAAATTCCTTTTGCTCGAACTGTACCATAATATTGAAGAGCTAAAATAGTATGGTTGTTGGGGGTCAGAAGAGTTATGTCGTTGCGATAATTGCCCGCTGGTAAAAAGGGTGGAAACATATAATCGTAGTATGTAAAGTCCTTATATTCAATAGAGCcctataataaataaaatatttagtgTTATTTAGTCCTTTTCTCAATTTTTCTGCAACATTGAACAACTTTTTATTGATTCTAGATTAGCAATTATCGATAATGTCACTCGATCATTGTTCgttttttaatttgtaaatCAGTAAAAATCTGGTGAAACACTTACCTGCAGTGGACAGGTGAGCGATACATTTGGCATCATTTGCTTCAACGTGTGACTGTAGATTACCTGCATCATTGTAAATTTATTCTCGGTCGCGCCCAGAAACTGGCAAATGTCACCCCATTCGTCGATGCCCAGCAGTGGTCGCCAGACATTCACGTTGGTTTTGTACCATATTTTCATTGCCCCGTAGACGGGTTGCAGTGGTTCCGGAAAAATTGCTCGAAAGGAAATCGTTGACGAACCATTGCGGTGGAGTTTCAGCTTGCAGACATCTATCCTGCAATACTGGGGATGGCCGGTGCACAGGAACCTGGTTGTACGGACAGTGAATGGCCTATTATCTAAAAATCCCGGATACCATGACAAGTTAGCGCTCAGAATACGGGACGCTAAACACACGATCAGAGCGAGTGTGATGCGCATAGTCAACTGCCGAAATGCCTTATCAGTCATGCCGAGCTGCTGTGCTAAATTGCAAAACTATCAGATTTTTGATATAGGCTATAATGACCAATTATCGTTTTTAATTGCTATTTTCGTGCAGCATGGTTTCGTACGTAGGTCCGGATAAGTggattatttttcaataataataagttctttggaaatttgtttgtaTAATAAAAAGCGCACATCAAGACACCGTTTTTATATTTGGCTGACATTGATGTGTCGGCGACCTAGGCGACGACTAAAGTATCATGATTTGAAGCTTGGACCATGCAACTGCATGTCTCTAGATTTCGCAGGTTACGACAGGATAATGTACGataaattacatccccgcaacttcgacgtcgtggcgttgCAGGGAATCTGCTGGGCAGAGCAAAAAGAGCATCGAGTGGCTATTTTCTACCAAAACTGTGGCACCACCatcgagctgggaaccggcttcatagtgctgggcaagatgcgccaacgtgattgggtggcagccaattaaCGCAAGCTGAGGGtaagaccggtcatcggacgtgatagtctgcataccgtatcgaacgaaaACGTATAAAGATGTATAAACTTTACAGCCTCCCGTGGCATGGttgtccgaagcactttcttcccccgcaagaatatccacaggcccacatggagatcacctaacaaagaacgtaaaaccaaatcgaccacgttctaatcgacggcaaattattctccgacatcacgaacatcCGCATTACCACAGTGCGAATAttaaatccgaccactacctcgttgcagtattgttgcgctcaaaactctcgatggtgtacaacacgcgtcggaatCGTCCGCCGCGGCTCAACATTGAGCGGTTACAAGACGTtcgactagcccaagactacgcacaGCAGCTAGGCACTCCCAatagaagagcagctaggcgcagtttctcttgaagatgactggagagttgttcgatccgccattggtagcaccgcaactgcTGCACTTGCAATGGTtccccccggatcagagaaacgactggtatgacgacggcgaatgtgagcagttagtggaagagaagaatgcagcatcgGCGCGATTGCTGCaataccgcacgagggcgaacgaggcacgatacaaacgggcgcggaacagacaaaactaggAAGTAAAAGCGCCAGCACGAAGTCAGAGACCGTAAAAGACTGAGCTACAGCATCGTGCTTATAATGCACGACAGTTATATGAGAAGATAAACcgctcacgtaagggccacgtgtcacagcccgatatgtgtaaggacatagaaaggaaccttcttacgaatgaACATGAGGTAACTCAAAGGTGACGGCAACACTTCGAaaagcacctgaatggcaatgTGGCGGCATAGTGGCGAACTTGAGAGCACGCGCGCAGAATATACGTTTTTGGCTctagatctccaggaaatccaggagaagattggccggctgaaacaCAACAAAGCCGGCTGAAACACAACACAAAGTTggtgttgaccaactaccaggag comes from Armigeres subalbatus isolate Guangzhou_Male chromosome 2, GZ_Asu_2, whole genome shotgun sequence and encodes:
- the LOC134212096 gene encoding uncharacterized protein LOC134212096, producing the protein MTDKAFRQLTMRITLALIVCLASRILSANLSWYPGFLDNRPFTVRTTRFLCTGHPQYCRIDVCKLKLHRNGSSTISFRAIFPEPLQPVYGAMKIWYKTNVNVWRPLLGIDEWGDICQFLGATENKFTMMQVIYSHTLKQMMPNVSLTCPLQGSIEYKDFTYYDYMFPPFLPAGNYRNDITLLTPNNHTILALQYYGTVRAKGIFDLSMG